A genomic region of Exiguobacterium sp. Helios contains the following coding sequences:
- a CDS encoding phosphatidylglycerophosphatase A: MKEKAHSKEVKQAAIDKLHERGVTIHAIAEIVYQMQAPYTIELTLETCVSSVERVLEKRELQHAILVGAELDILAEKGLLSEPLLSIIRSDEGLFGVDETIAIGAVNTYGSIAVTTFGYLDKAKIGIIKELDTKVDDGRVNTFMDDIVAAIAANASGRLAHRLRDKEDYSAEELEQRKGTY, translated from the coding sequence ATGAAAGAAAAAGCACATTCTAAAGAAGTAAAACAAGCAGCAATCGATAAGCTGCATGAGCGAGGTGTCACGATTCATGCAATTGCTGAAATCGTGTATCAAATGCAAGCACCATACACGATTGAACTTACGCTTGAAACCTGTGTCAGCTCCGTGGAACGTGTTCTCGAAAAACGGGAGTTGCAGCATGCTATTCTCGTTGGGGCAGAACTCGATATTTTAGCCGAAAAAGGATTGTTATCTGAACCGCTTTTATCCATCATTCGTAGTGATGAAGGATTGTTTGGCGTCGACGAGACGATTGCAATTGGAGCTGTCAATACGTATGGTTCGATTGCCGTAACGACGTTTGGTTACTTGGATAAGGCTAAGATCGGGATTATCAAAGAGCTGGATACAAAGGTCGATGACGGACGCGTCAATACCTTCATGGATGATATCGTAGCAGCCATCGCTGCCAATGCGTCTGGACGTCTTGCACACCGATTACGTGATAAAGAAGATTATTCGGCCGAAGAACTTGAGCAACGGAAAGGGACGTATTGA
- a CDS encoding DegV family protein, whose protein sequence is MDKIAWITDSMAFFPSGEAEKLGVHVVPTVIIINGESYREYADLSIEQLDQKMRENSSVIPTTSQPSFGELVELYERLQADGYDYAYAVHITSGLSGTYASSVAAADAVGFKLYAIDSYTGATNQQNMLRLSIEMAQAGKQPEEVMQVLEQFKHHSHFYLIIGNMETMRRSGRVSSSQFLLANMLNIKPIVKFDEVGKLVPFKKVRSIKKAFHEMSFEIATKIEQFGLYNQTLYIGHTLARSSAEQLRDLLQTKLPQISIEITQFGPSILTHAGSETVGVYWFDDLTVNV, encoded by the coding sequence ATGGATAAGATTGCTTGGATTACCGATAGTATGGCTTTTTTCCCATCCGGGGAAGCTGAAAAACTCGGAGTCCATGTCGTACCAACAGTCATCATCATCAACGGAGAATCATACCGGGAATATGCTGATCTGTCGATTGAACAACTGGATCAAAAAATGCGCGAAAATTCTTCTGTCATCCCGACGACTTCACAACCGTCGTTTGGTGAGTTAGTTGAACTTTACGAGCGTTTACAAGCAGACGGTTATGATTATGCGTATGCTGTTCACATCACGAGCGGCTTAAGTGGGACGTATGCCAGTTCTGTCGCCGCTGCGGATGCTGTCGGTTTTAAGTTATATGCCATTGACTCTTACACCGGTGCTACGAATCAACAAAACATGTTACGTCTTTCCATCGAAATGGCGCAAGCTGGTAAGCAGCCGGAAGAAGTCATGCAAGTCTTGGAACAGTTCAAGCACCACTCTCATTTCTATCTGATTATCGGCAACATGGAGACGATGCGTCGAAGTGGTCGTGTTTCCAGCAGTCAATTTTTACTGGCCAACATGCTGAACATTAAACCGATCGTGAAGTTCGACGAGGTCGGTAAACTGGTTCCGTTTAAAAAAGTGCGGTCGATTAAAAAAGCTTTTCACGAAATGTCATTCGAGATCGCTACTAAAATCGAACAGTTTGGTTTATACAATCAGACCCTTTACATCGGCCATACACTTGCGCGGTCTTCTGCCGAACAATTACGCGATTTGCTGCAAACAAAATTGCCACAGATTTCAATCGAAATTACACAGTTTGGTCCATCCATTCTCACGCACGCTGGATCGGAAACCGTTGGTGTGTACTGGTTCGATGATTTGACTGTCAACGTATAA
- a CDS encoding GNAT family N-acetyltransferase produces the protein MWGLRKPFPELKTERFILRELENKDARDLFKILSDDEVMYYYGSDPLVTVYEAKNVISYFKEQFTQGKAIRWAIADQQTNQLIGTIGFHNWLTQYHRAEIGFEVSQDYWQQGVASEAARAVLTHGFEDFALHRISALVAPENIASNALVQKLGFQAEGLLEDYAYSHGRFMDLTIYRMLASEWKG, from the coding sequence ATGTGGGGGTTAAGAAAACCATTCCCGGAACTAAAAACAGAACGCTTCATCTTGAGAGAACTGGAAAACAAAGATGCACGAGATCTATTTAAGATTTTATCGGATGATGAGGTCATGTATTATTACGGATCAGATCCGCTGGTCACGGTGTATGAAGCAAAAAATGTCATCAGTTACTTCAAAGAACAATTCACCCAAGGGAAAGCGATTCGATGGGCGATTGCCGACCAACAAACGAATCAACTGATTGGAACGATTGGATTTCATAATTGGTTGACCCAGTATCACCGGGCAGAAATCGGATTTGAAGTCAGCCAAGACTATTGGCAACAGGGAGTGGCCTCGGAAGCAGCACGGGCAGTCTTGACACACGGATTTGAAGACTTCGCGCTGCACCGAATCAGTGCACTCGTTGCACCTGAAAATATCGCGTCCAATGCACTGGTTCAGAAACTTGGTTTTCAAGCAGAAGGATTACTTGAAGATTATGCGTACAGTCATGGACGATTTATGGATTTAACGATCTACCGAATGCTTGCATCGGAATGGAAAGGATGA
- a CDS encoding alpha/beta fold hydrolase, whose translation MSKQSLVLLHGFAGGTDYFNRVEAKLRLSFDVLVLALPGHEGQSVGPETIEEFASWVMEDLERRGIERPILIGHSFGGYIVSSIVEMYSEKINGFGLVYSTAKADTDEAKQKRNQNISRVQEIGVREFVDGLVPGLFAEGTDVMIVSEAKEIGYMMTVEGAIRALTAMRDRRDLTAVLSRTDVPGVIIHGTKDPLISEASAFAPQNERIIKRSTDSSHMGMLETPDAFCEILEEVFSEEKS comes from the coding sequence ATGTCGAAACAATCACTTGTGTTACTACATGGATTTGCCGGAGGAACGGATTATTTTAATCGGGTTGAAGCGAAACTGCGTCTGTCGTTTGATGTACTCGTGCTGGCTCTGCCTGGTCATGAAGGACAATCAGTCGGTCCGGAGACGATTGAAGAATTTGCCTCATGGGTGATGGAGGACTTGGAACGAAGAGGGATTGAACGGCCGATTCTGATTGGACATTCGTTTGGCGGTTATATCGTCTCCTCGATTGTCGAGATGTATTCGGAAAAAATCAATGGATTTGGTCTTGTCTATTCAACGGCTAAAGCAGATACGGACGAAGCCAAACAAAAAAGAAATCAAAACATCAGCCGAGTCCAAGAAATCGGTGTACGGGAATTTGTTGACGGGTTAGTTCCCGGCCTATTCGCTGAAGGTACTGATGTGATGATCGTCTCTGAAGCGAAGGAAATCGGTTATATGATGACTGTCGAAGGGGCAATACGGGCGCTGACAGCGATGCGTGACCGTAGAGATTTGACAGCCGTCTTAAGTCGAACGGATGTTCCAGGAGTGATCATCCACGGAACGAAGGATCCTTTAATTTCGGAAGCGAGTGCATTTGCGCCTCAAAACGAACGGATTATAAAACGTTCGACGGACAGCAGTCATATGGGGATGCTTGAGACACCGGATGCATTTTGTGAAATTTTAGAAGAAGTGTTCTCAGAGGAGAAGTCTTGA
- the brnQ gene encoding branched-chain amino acid transport system II carrier protein translates to MSKKDVFALGFMIFALFFGAGNLIFPPELGALAGTQFFPAILGFIVTGVGLPLTGLIAVAWVGGGISTLARPLPKFVGALLTFALYVAIGPFFGIPRTSVVTYELGVVPFLSGPSQTTLLISSSVFFLITLYLVLKPGKLLDIIGRFITPLLLLALATLSISSILTPLSAVQPPASSYDGFTDAFIQGFLQGYLTLDALGALVFGVIVLHTLDARGLKSRKVQLKTVTQAGLIAALSLTLVYTGLGFIGRNSFGAVGVINGPSLLQQYAESTFGTIGLMILGVAILLACLTTSVGLITAFSEYMMSLSTRLTLPVTGIITTVLGFSVSIVGLDALLAIAVPVLMFLYPIVIVLIGLTFIRSLLKRPSLVYRTTLSVTALFSLLSALHTLKVLPDPIVAVYSFLPLSDKSLAWLLPVLITFFISSSIRHVSPNSIPEKQIG, encoded by the coding sequence ATGAGTAAAAAAGATGTTTTTGCTTTAGGTTTTATGATTTTCGCATTATTCTTTGGTGCGGGTAATTTGATTTTCCCTCCTGAACTCGGTGCCCTGGCCGGAACACAGTTTTTTCCTGCAATACTCGGCTTCATTGTTACCGGTGTCGGATTACCTCTGACTGGATTAATTGCTGTCGCATGGGTCGGCGGGGGAATCAGTACACTTGCCCGTCCGCTTCCTAAATTCGTCGGTGCTCTACTGACTTTTGCTTTATATGTCGCCATCGGACCTTTTTTTGGAATTCCACGGACTTCCGTCGTCACGTATGAACTTGGTGTTGTTCCCTTCTTAAGTGGTCCTAGTCAAACGACGCTGTTGATTTCTTCTTCCGTTTTCTTTTTAATCACGTTGTATCTTGTCCTTAAACCGGGCAAACTGCTCGATATCATTGGTCGTTTTATCACTCCGTTGTTGCTGTTGGCACTTGCGACACTCAGTATCAGCAGTATCTTAACGCCATTATCGGCAGTTCAACCCCCCGCCTCTTCGTACGATGGTTTTACAGATGCATTCATTCAGGGATTTCTTCAAGGATACTTGACGCTTGACGCTCTCGGCGCTCTTGTATTTGGTGTCATCGTCCTGCATACGCTAGATGCCAGAGGTTTAAAAAGTCGAAAAGTCCAATTAAAGACCGTGACACAAGCAGGATTGATTGCTGCACTATCACTGACTCTGGTTTACACCGGACTCGGCTTCATTGGTCGGAATAGTTTTGGAGCAGTCGGGGTAATCAATGGTCCTTCATTATTACAACAATATGCCGAAAGTACATTCGGAACGATTGGTCTGATGATTTTGGGAGTCGCTATTTTGCTTGCCTGTTTAACGACATCTGTTGGTCTTATCACAGCTTTTTCAGAATATATGATGTCGCTCTCAACCCGTCTCACACTTCCGGTCACCGGCATTATCACAACCGTTTTAGGTTTTTCCGTTTCAATTGTCGGACTTGATGCCTTACTTGCGATTGCGGTACCTGTCTTGATGTTCCTGTATCCGATTGTCATCGTCCTGATTGGTTTGACCTTTATCCGTTCTTTGCTGAAGAGACCATCACTTGTGTATCGAACCACTTTATCGGTCACGGCCTTGTTCTCTTTATTAAGTGCTCTCCATACGTTAAAAGTTTTGCCTGATCCGATAGTCGCTGTATATTCATTCTTGCCGTTATCCGATAAAAGTTTAGCTTGGCTGTTGCCTGTTTTGATCACCTTCTTCATCAGTTCATCGATTAGACACGTTTCTCCAAATTCTATTCCTGAAAAACAGATTGGCTAG
- a CDS encoding YjcG family protein, protein MNIGVVLFPSKRIQDFANSYRKRYDSKYALITPHITMRERISVDDTELDSIVAALNQVAEQTKPVSLHIQGARSFHPTNNVLFLKVMPTDELEQLHQALHSGDLSHTPKYDFLPHITIGQDLSDVELFDVLERLKMEDIRFQEDVTKMALLYELENGSWSVYETFRFTGQ, encoded by the coding sequence ATGAACATCGGGGTAGTTTTGTTTCCATCGAAACGAATTCAGGATTTTGCGAATTCATACCGAAAACGGTACGATTCCAAGTATGCGTTAATCACACCACACATTACGATGCGAGAACGGATCAGTGTCGATGATACCGAACTTGATTCCATCGTAGCTGCTCTCAATCAGGTAGCAGAGCAAACGAAACCGGTTTCACTTCATATCCAAGGCGCTCGGTCTTTCCATCCGACGAATAATGTCTTATTTTTAAAAGTCATGCCGACGGATGAATTGGAACAATTACATCAAGCCTTGCATTCGGGTGATCTTAGTCACACACCGAAGTATGATTTCTTACCTCACATTACAATCGGTCAAGATTTATCCGATGTCGAATTATTCGACGTTCTCGAACGATTGAAAATGGAAGATATCCGTTTCCAAGAAGATGTCACCAAGATGGCTCTTCTGTATGAACTCGAAAATGGTTCATGGAGTGTGTACGAAACGTTCCGATTTACAGGTCAATAA
- the fabI gene encoding enoyl-ACP reductase FabI: MNIYPSLEGKTYVVMGVINQRSIAWGIARALDAAGASLAFTYVGERFKAPLEKLGQELSRPATYYTCDVTSDAEITQVFETIHADHGQISGIAHSIAFADKEALRGEFSGVTREQFAQALDISAYSLTAVVKAAKDFFTEDASVITLTYLGGEKMVPNYNVMGVAKAALDASVRYLAAEYGKQGVRVNAISAGPVRTVSAKGVGDFNSILESIEERAPLHRNVTTEQIGQSGLFLLSQMSSGVTGEILHVDSGFHIL, from the coding sequence ATGAATATTTATCCTTCGCTTGAGGGAAAGACGTATGTTGTAATGGGTGTCATCAATCAACGGTCAATCGCATGGGGAATCGCACGTGCTCTTGATGCAGCAGGGGCAAGTCTTGCCTTTACGTATGTCGGAGAACGCTTCAAGGCGCCACTCGAAAAATTAGGTCAAGAACTTTCACGACCGGCGACGTATTATACGTGTGATGTCACGAGTGATGCTGAAATCACACAAGTATTTGAAACGATTCATGCCGATCACGGACAGATTTCAGGAATCGCTCACTCGATTGCTTTTGCCGATAAAGAAGCATTACGTGGTGAATTCTCAGGTGTGACACGCGAACAGTTTGCGCAAGCACTCGATATCTCGGCATACAGTTTGACGGCTGTTGTGAAAGCGGCAAAAGATTTCTTCACGGAAGATGCCTCTGTTATTACATTGACGTATCTTGGTGGCGAAAAGATGGTCCCGAACTACAACGTGATGGGCGTCGCGAAAGCGGCACTCGATGCAAGTGTCCGTTACTTAGCAGCAGAGTACGGAAAGCAGGGTGTTCGCGTCAACGCGATTTCAGCCGGTCCGGTCCGAACGGTTTCTGCAAAAGGTGTCGGTGATTTCAATTCGATTCTCGAAAGTATTGAAGAGCGGGCACCACTTCACCGTAACGTCACGACAGAACAAATTGGTCAAAGTGGATTATTCCTCTTGTCCCAGATGTCGAGTGGTGTTACGGGTGAGATTCTTCACGTCGACAGCGGTTTCCATATCTTATAA
- a CDS encoding RluA family pseudouridine synthase codes for MAFQIEQQVTSIEDGWSVGHFCTTRLHISRKMLVSIKHHGNILRNGQHVNVNEPVHEGDRIHVRFPEEQPAQDMHATSGELDILFEDEWLLIVNKPPGMASIPSRLHPERSLSNFVLGYYRQHQIPYAIHIVNRLDRDTSGLVVFAKHALAHHQLSKMQQNGLLDRRYVALIEGSIKPQTIDLPIGQTDHSFMERMVREDGQQAVTHILTSERITAFSRELSRLTIKLETGRTHQIRVHLAALGHPLVGDTMYKGTPLIARQALHSASATFPHPGTGEVMTFVAPLPDDLSLS; via the coding sequence ATGGCATTTCAAATTGAACAACAAGTAACTTCTATTGAAGATGGCTGGAGTGTCGGTCATTTTTGTACGACACGCCTCCATATTTCCCGAAAAATGTTAGTTTCGATCAAGCACCACGGGAATATTTTACGGAATGGACAACATGTCAACGTCAACGAGCCCGTTCATGAAGGCGACCGGATTCATGTCCGGTTTCCGGAAGAACAGCCTGCTCAGGACATGCATGCGACAAGCGGGGAACTCGATATCCTCTTTGAAGATGAATGGCTGTTGATTGTCAATAAACCACCGGGCATGGCTTCCATTCCGTCCCGACTCCATCCAGAGCGGTCATTATCGAATTTCGTGCTCGGTTATTACCGGCAACATCAAATTCCATACGCGATTCATATCGTCAATCGGTTGGACCGTGACACGAGTGGTTTGGTCGTTTTTGCAAAACATGCCCTTGCGCATCATCAGTTGAGCAAGATGCAACAGAATGGTTTGCTCGATCGCCGGTACGTGGCGTTGATTGAAGGATCAATCAAACCTCAGACAATTGATCTTCCGATCGGTCAAACCGATCATTCCTTCATGGAAAGAATGGTCCGGGAGGATGGTCAACAGGCAGTAACGCATATCTTAACGAGTGAGCGAATTACTGCGTTTTCGCGTGAATTGTCCCGATTGACGATTAAACTGGAGACGGGAAGGACGCATCAAATCCGGGTTCACCTTGCTGCACTTGGTCATCCGTTAGTCGGAGATACGATGTATAAAGGGACACCATTGATTGCGAGACAAGCACTACACAGCGCATCTGCTACGTTTCCGCATCCGGGGACAGGTGAGGTGATGACATTCGTCGCACCGTTGCCGGACGACTTAAGTCTTTCGTGA
- a CDS encoding FtsW/RodA/SpoVE family cell cycle protein has translation MNRFKSFTQRYDNTLLFLLGCLMVISVIAIYTAQPFLQGAISEINFMAKQIQWYIIGFIALSVVILIDYEQLKRFHWYLYGAGIISLIGLVVLRNTPLVANIKGAYGWYQFPVIGTVQPAEFMKFFLIVTLAAVISEHNARYVQHERDFLLLVKMAAITLLPLALIIIQPDLGIGLILCVILACAMLLSGLNWKWLLTMFGLLTVAIVGFFYLFYFQNDLLATFFPGHAMNRIMAWLQPFEYADDLSYQLVQSINAIGSGQMFGVGYGKLQVSVPELHTDFIFTAISAHYGFIGAAVVLIILFLFIYRLIQIALETADPFGTYIVTGYVAMFTFQIFQNIGMTMGVLPITGLPLPFISYGGSTMIVNLVGLGLIMAIASQSRISMFDED, from the coding sequence ATGAACCGTTTTAAATCATTTACACAACGTTATGATAACACGTTGCTTTTTTTGCTCGGTTGTTTGATGGTCATCAGTGTCATCGCAATCTATACCGCGCAACCTTTCTTACAAGGGGCAATCAGTGAAATCAATTTCATGGCAAAACAGATTCAGTGGTATATCATCGGATTTATCGCACTGTCTGTCGTCATTCTCATCGATTATGAGCAGCTGAAACGTTTTCACTGGTACTTATATGGAGCAGGGATCATCTCCCTGATTGGTCTCGTTGTTTTACGTAATACGCCGTTGGTCGCAAACATTAAAGGGGCGTACGGTTGGTATCAGTTCCCCGTCATCGGAACCGTTCAACCGGCTGAGTTCATGAAGTTTTTTCTGATTGTTACGTTAGCTGCGGTGATTTCGGAACACAATGCCCGGTATGTCCAACATGAACGGGACTTCCTGCTGTTAGTCAAGATGGCCGCGATTACGTTGCTTCCGCTTGCTTTAATCATCATTCAACCTGACTTAGGAATCGGTTTGATTCTCTGCGTCATCTTAGCGTGTGCGATGTTACTGTCCGGCTTGAACTGGAAATGGTTGCTTACTATGTTCGGCTTGTTGACCGTCGCAATTGTCGGATTCTTTTATCTGTTTTATTTCCAGAATGATTTACTCGCCACCTTCTTCCCGGGGCATGCGATGAACCGGATTATGGCTTGGTTACAACCGTTTGAGTATGCGGATGACCTTTCCTATCAGCTGGTCCAATCGATTAACGCCATCGGCTCAGGTCAGATGTTTGGTGTCGGGTACGGAAAACTGCAAGTATCAGTTCCCGAACTGCATACCGATTTTATCTTCACCGCGATCTCAGCTCACTACGGCTTTATCGGTGCAGCCGTCGTTCTAATTATCTTGTTCCTTTTCATCTACCGGTTGATTCAAATCGCGCTGGAAACAGCAGATCCGTTTGGAACGTATATCGTAACGGGTTATGTCGCCATGTTCACATTCCAAATCTTCCAAAACATCGGTATGACGATGGGTGTCTTACCGATCACCGGTCTCCCGCTTCCCTTCATTAGTTACGGAGGGTCGACGATGATTGTTAACTTGGTTGGACTCGGCTTGATCATGGCAATTGCTTCACAGTCCCGTATCTCGATGTTTGATGAAGATTAA
- a CDS encoding phosphatase PAP2 family protein, with the protein MKLNRKALAVSGIAFVIFLGIAISIRLTGYFLFDAQLSNRMSKQVPADYVSWFTQLGSGVGAVTVTLLLTAISYYLWRDRVGSIWYLLSFLAVAVLNQVAKAFFVRDRPSLNELVGGVGYSFPSGHSSMAFAVYGGFLILSWRFLNRAGKIILGIFLSLLILAMGSSRIILNVHYFSDVVGGFCFAAFILCLSYAFISSRRKQKETGHHVIN; encoded by the coding sequence ATGAAACTAAATCGAAAAGCTTTAGCTGTTTCAGGAATTGCGTTCGTCATCTTTCTCGGAATCGCTATCTCCATCCGGTTGACGGGCTATTTTTTATTTGACGCGCAACTGTCCAATCGCATGTCGAAACAAGTCCCGGCTGACTATGTCAGTTGGTTCACGCAGTTAGGATCAGGAGTAGGAGCCGTAACGGTGACACTTCTGTTAACCGCCATCAGTTATTACCTGTGGCGAGATCGGGTGGGAAGTATTTGGTATCTGTTATCCTTTTTGGCGGTGGCCGTTCTCAATCAAGTTGCTAAAGCTTTTTTTGTCCGGGATCGTCCTTCACTCAATGAATTGGTTGGCGGAGTCGGCTACAGTTTTCCGAGCGGTCACTCGTCAATGGCTTTTGCAGTGTACGGTGGATTTTTGATTTTGAGTTGGCGGTTTTTAAACCGGGCCGGGAAAATCATTTTGGGAATCTTTCTTAGTCTGTTGATTTTAGCAATGGGTTCGTCACGTATTATCTTGAACGTGCATTACTTCTCAGATGTTGTTGGTGGTTTTTGTTTTGCTGCGTTCATCTTGTGTCTGTCCTATGCCTTCATCTCATCGCGACGTAAACAAAAGGAGACCGGTCATCATGTTATTAATTGA